Proteins encoded in a region of the Thermocaproicibacter melissae genome:
- a CDS encoding ComF family protein, translating to MKRTAERVFRFLADLLFPPRCVFCGEVIPPGTKICGKCEKTVLPKKTILRLHLNSPDSVVPCAALFAYEGKVRESMLRYKFRGEKHCGDYYAEKLAAFVREVFPETSFSLVTWVPLSVSGKKKRGYDQAEWIARLLGRELGIPCLPSLRKIKENRTQHLLRREERAANVRGVYSAVGSAQEGKTVLLVDDIVTTGATLSECAAVLLRSGAKEVICAAAAHTDKEPVEK from the coding sequence ATGAAAAGAACGGCTGAACGCGTTTTTCGCTTCCTTGCGGATTTGCTGTTTCCGCCGCGCTGCGTCTTTTGCGGCGAGGTGATTCCGCCCGGAACGAAGATTTGCGGCAAGTGCGAAAAAACCGTGCTGCCAAAGAAAACAATCCTCAGGCTGCATTTGAATTCGCCGGACTCCGTTGTGCCGTGCGCCGCGCTGTTTGCGTATGAGGGCAAGGTGCGCGAGTCCATGCTGCGCTATAAATTCCGCGGTGAAAAACACTGTGGGGACTATTACGCCGAAAAACTCGCTGCATTCGTTCGGGAGGTCTTTCCGGAAACATCGTTTTCGCTTGTTACATGGGTTCCGCTTTCCGTAAGCGGAAAGAAGAAACGCGGTTACGACCAAGCAGAATGGATTGCCCGCCTTCTTGGGCGGGAACTCGGCATTCCCTGTCTGCCGAGCCTTAGGAAAATTAAAGAAAATAGAACCCAGCATCTTTTGCGTCGGGAAGAGCGTGCCGCAAATGTGCGCGGGGTCTATTCCGCGGTCGGAAGCGCGCAGGAGGGAAAAACCGTTTTACTGGTCGATGACATCGTAACAACCGGTGCAACACTCTCCGAGTGCGCGGCAGTGCTGCTTCGCAGCGGGGCAAAAGAAGTTATTTGCGCCGCTGCTGCACATACAGACAAGGAACCTGTTGAAAAGTAA
- the recD2 gene encoding SF1B family DNA helicase RecD2 — protein MQQKQLLEMTGTVESVIFRNDKNGYAVIELNNGEDLVVVVGTMPFVGVGEQLHVIGTWVNNSTYGTQFKAQIIERRQPSDSGAMLKYLSSGAIRGIGPVMARKIVETFGENTAYVLENEPERIAEIKGITRSKALSISEEFRRVGGIRETMLRLANYGITPEEAVRVWKTFGPQAEEMVKQDPYCLCGDGPQIDFFRADRIAASLEFPQDDRCRLRAGIVFVLKHNEGNGHTCLPADKLTAATSKMLGVSLEKVSATLEELKADGSLVSRVIREREFLFTPRLYRAEVYIAGRIRMMLRFPPQPVEGVEGYISTIEAEEGMEYADLQKKAIREALTRGMLILTGGPGTGKTTTLNAIIRILEFHGAKVLLAAPTGRAAKRMSELTGKEAKTIHRLLRVKWDENDRPEFEKNEKDLLDCDALILDELSMVDTPLFEAILRALPLGCRLIMVGDCDQLPSVGPGNVLGDLIASGLVPVVQLREIFRQSMKSLIVTNAHRIVAGQDPDLTVHTSDFFFLPYRSAAEIKSVIIDLCSRRLPNSYGYSPFSDIQVLTPGRKGELGAAELNRSLQQAVNPPSPEKQELTVGGVLFREGDKVMQVKNDYNLPWTREDGTCGEGVFNGDLGIIEKIDRRAAAFTVRMEDRVILYEKETAEELELAYAMTVHKSQGNEFPAVVIPMFRVAPQLSYRNLLYTAVTRAKSLLILVGREDIVRQMVANDKKTRRYTGLLDFLAGETENDEKNG, from the coding sequence TTGCAGCAGAAACAGCTTCTTGAAATGACCGGCACCGTGGAGTCGGTCATTTTTCGGAATGACAAAAACGGCTATGCCGTCATAGAACTCAACAACGGAGAAGACCTTGTTGTGGTCGTGGGAACCATGCCGTTCGTCGGAGTCGGCGAGCAGCTCCATGTGATTGGCACATGGGTAAACAATTCCACCTATGGAACCCAGTTTAAGGCACAGATAATTGAACGCCGTCAGCCGTCGGATTCCGGTGCGATGCTGAAATATCTGTCATCCGGGGCAATCCGCGGAATCGGGCCGGTCATGGCGCGGAAAATTGTGGAGACGTTCGGGGAAAACACTGCGTATGTGCTGGAAAATGAGCCGGAACGCATCGCCGAGATTAAGGGGATTACCCGCAGTAAAGCGCTGAGCATTTCGGAGGAATTCCGCCGTGTCGGCGGGATTCGAGAAACCATGCTCCGGCTTGCCAACTATGGAATTACACCGGAGGAAGCGGTGCGCGTTTGGAAGACATTCGGCCCGCAGGCAGAGGAAATGGTAAAGCAGGACCCGTATTGCCTCTGCGGAGATGGGCCTCAGATCGATTTTTTCCGCGCAGACCGCATTGCAGCTTCGCTGGAATTTCCGCAGGACGACCGGTGCCGTCTGCGCGCAGGAATTGTTTTTGTGCTCAAACATAACGAGGGCAACGGCCACACTTGCCTTCCTGCGGACAAGCTCACGGCAGCGACCTCAAAAATGCTCGGAGTTTCTCTGGAGAAGGTTTCCGCTACCTTAGAGGAACTAAAAGCAGACGGCAGCCTTGTTTCACGGGTGATTCGGGAACGGGAGTTCCTGTTTACGCCCCGCCTGTACCGTGCCGAAGTGTATATTGCCGGGCGCATCCGCATGATGCTCCGCTTTCCGCCGCAGCCGGTTGAGGGGGTAGAGGGGTATATCTCCACCATTGAAGCGGAGGAAGGCATGGAATATGCCGACCTGCAGAAGAAAGCCATCCGCGAAGCTTTAACCCGCGGAATGTTGATTCTCACCGGCGGCCCGGGCACCGGAAAAACAACAACGCTCAATGCCATTATCCGTATTCTGGAGTTTCATGGAGCGAAGGTTTTGCTCGCGGCGCCGACGGGACGCGCCGCAAAGCGGATGTCCGAGCTTACGGGCAAGGAAGCGAAGACGATTCACCGGCTGTTGCGCGTGAAATGGGATGAAAACGACCGCCCCGAATTCGAGAAAAACGAAAAAGATCTGTTGGACTGCGACGCACTGATTCTTGACGAGCTGTCAATGGTGGACACGCCACTCTTTGAAGCGATCCTAAGGGCTTTGCCGCTCGGCTGCAGACTGATTATGGTCGGAGACTGCGACCAGCTGCCCTCGGTCGGTCCGGGCAACGTACTCGGCGACCTGATTGCTTCCGGCCTTGTCCCCGTGGTGCAGCTGCGTGAGATTTTCCGTCAGTCCATGAAAAGCCTGATTGTTACCAATGCACACCGCATTGTCGCAGGGCAGGATCCCGACTTGACCGTGCACACCTCGGATTTTTTCTTCCTGCCGTACCGTTCCGCAGCGGAAATCAAATCCGTCATCATTGACCTGTGCAGCAGGCGCCTGCCCAACAGCTATGGCTATTCGCCGTTTTCGGATATTCAGGTGCTCACGCCCGGGCGAAAAGGAGAGCTCGGTGCCGCAGAGCTGAACCGCAGCCTGCAGCAGGCGGTGAACCCTCCTTCTCCGGAAAAGCAGGAGTTGACCGTAGGAGGCGTGCTTTTCCGCGAAGGGGACAAGGTCATGCAAGTGAAGAACGACTATAACCTTCCGTGGACGCGCGAAGACGGAACCTGCGGCGAGGGCGTGTTCAACGGCGACCTCGGAATCATTGAAAAAATTGACCGCAGGGCCGCTGCATTCACGGTACGCATGGAAGACCGCGTCATTCTCTACGAAAAGGAAACTGCGGAGGAACTGGAACTAGCCTATGCCATGACGGTTCACAAGAGCCAAGGCAACGAATTTCCGGCGGTGGTGATTCCCATGTTCCGCGTGGCGCCGCAGCTTTCTTACCGCAATCTGCTTTACACCGCCGTCACAAGGGCTAAATCGCTGCTCATTTTAGTGGGGCGGGAAGATATCGTCCGGCAGATGGTCGCCAACGACAAAAAGACCAGACGCTACACCGGCCTTCTTGATTTTCTAGCGGGGGAAACAGAAAACGATGAAAAGAACGGCTGA